The sequence GGCTGACGCTTGTTGCTGACGCCTACCCCTTCGACTAGGCGCCAGCAATGCACAAGTACCAGCAATACCCTAACTCAAACAAAATCAGGAGGCTTTAGTCGGCTGTTTAGACAAGTCGGCCAGTAGTTGTTCCAGGTTATCGATCGACATCTTGAAGCCGATTTCGAAGCCCATCTCAATCATTTGCTCCATGCGGGTCAGTGATTCGTTTTTGATAACGATCCGCACGGTGGTGATGCCGTTTTGCTCGCTGAACGTCGTATCCCATTCCGAACCGGGCAGTTCGGGATTTTCGTGTTCGTCGGCAAACGTATTGTACATCTTGTAATTGGTCTTCGGACTGATCGACGTGTATTCCTGAATCGACCAGCGCGCCTGTCCTTCGGGGCTCACCATCGCGTAGAACCGGCGGCCACCGACCTTAAAATCCATGTACTTGGTCCTGGATGACCAGGGCCTGGGCGCAACCCACTGATCCAGTAGTTCGGGTTTGGTAAACGCATCCCAAACCAGCGGCAGTTCGGCCGCAAATTCCCGGTTGATGACTACCGTTTTCTGTGATTTGTCGACGGTAAAGTCGAAGCGCAAGTTGTTGTTCATTGGTTCTGTTGTTTAATCATGGATAATACCTCGTCAAGTTGATTGAACCGGGTTTCCCAAATGGTTCGGTATTGGGCCAGCCAGTTGTCTACTTCTTTCAGTTTGTCGATCTCCAGCGAGTAATAAATCTCCCGGCCCTGCGGGGCTTGCTTGACCAGTTCGCATTCCGTGAGAATGCGCAGGTGTTTCGACACGGCCTGCCGGGTTGTGTTGAAGTGGTCGGCAATGGCGTTCGGGGTCATGGCCTGTAAGGCGATCAGGGCGATAATGGCCCGCCTCGTCGGGTCGGCGATGGCCTGAAAAATGTCTCTTCGCATCGATGGGGTGCGCGATTAATGAAACCGTTCGGTTGCAAATGTACGCGCAACCATTCGGTTTCACAAGTGATTCTTCGTTTTTCTCAGGAAAAAAATCAGCCCTAGGGTAACTGTGGCGCCTGGCCCTGGTAACCCGATTGCCATTCACCGTCCCTAATCGCCTTTGAGCCCTTTATCGGTTGGACGAAGCGATGGGGTGGCGCTATTTGTCCCCCTCAACCAGGGCACTATGGCTACCTACTCCCGACGTTCATTCATCAACAACCTCGGCCTGGGCATTGGCGCCTCGACGCTCGCCCCCACCCTCGTGGCTGCTACCTTCGACAAACCCGAACCCGCCCGGAAACTGAACATCGCGATCTGCGGCCTGGGCCGGTACGCCAACGTGCTGAAAAGCGGACTGGCCGACTCGCGCTATTGTCGGCTCAACGGCGTGATCACGGGTACACCGGCCAAAGCGGCGCAGTGGAAAGCCGAGTTTGGCCTGCCCGACAAGAACATTTATTCGTATGACCAGTTGGACCAGCTGGCCAACAACCCGGACATCGATCTGGTCTACATCACCCTGCCCAACGGCCTGCACAAGGACTACACGCTGCGGGTGGCGAAGGCGGGCAAACATGTGATTGTCGAGAAGCCGATGGCCCTTACCGAACGCGACTGCCGGGAAATGATCGACGCCTGCCAGCGGGCGGGTGTGCAACTGGCGGTTGGCTACCGGCTGCACTACGAGCCGCACCACATCGAACTCAAGCGGCTGGGGCAGGAAAAGGTCTTCGGTCAGGTACGTTGGATCGAAGCGTCGTTGGGCTACCGGCTCGCGGGCATCGCCGCCGCCGATTGGCATCTGAGCAAAGTGCTGGCAGGTGGCGGCCCGCTGATGAACCTGGGCGTCTATTGCGTGCAGGCTGGCCGGTACGTGCTGGGCGAGGAACCTATTGCGGTAACGGCGCAGTATGGCCCGGTGACGATGCCCGACCGGTTCAAGGAAGTGGAGGAGAACATCATGTGGCAACTGTACTTCCCGAGTGGGGCCATCTGCACCTCGGCCACCACCGCCAACAGCAACATCGACCGCTTCTTCGCCTCGGCCGACGAGGGTACGTTTGAGCTGAGCCCGGCCCTGAGTTACGGCCCCTTTGCGGGAAAAACGAGCCGGGGCGTGTTCAATTTCCCGGTCATCAACCAGCAAGCCGCCCAACTCGACGACATCGCCAGCCATATCCTGAGCAACAAACCGCTGCCATCGCACATTTCGGGCGACGAAGGCCGCAAAGACATGCGCGTCATCGAAGGCATTTATCGAGCCGCCAACACCGGCAAGAAAGTGCTCCTCGGCTAGTTTGGTACGTCCTGCTGGCGGTAGTTGGGAACCTTATTCGTTAGCGAATCACGACTTATTCAGCAATGCAGGTACGTATTGTATTGAATGATTGGAGGTATCACTGCTTCTCCTTTTACTTGGTAGTATCCTGTCTGTCTATTGAGATTGTGAATTCTGGTGTGTAACTAACACAACGACCTAGAGGATTGATTATCCCGCGAGATCGCTGAAAGGGCAAACGGCTTGTCTGCATTTACACCCCCCGCCTATTGGGTTACGAAGCATGATGTTGCGCTCTGCATCCTGTCATCCGTAAGCCGACTTGCGCGGAGCGTTGACAACACACTAATCGCTAAGACCGAGCGCGAAGCTAGACCCTCTTTTTTGGCTAATCCTGTCAACATCGACAGTTATTCATCTTCAGTAGTTACGGGCTCAAGTTTTGTGACAGAATCCGGGTTTAAAACTATTTTCCAAACCGAAATTATCAATCCTAGTATATCAACAAACAATGCTGCTCCTGCTGAAGTTACTACCGATATTGGAAATTTATCATTATTCATAAGAATATACGTAGATACGATTAAAACCGTCGCAAGAAGTATTACGGAGAAAAAACCCATAACCAGCTTAAGCACGAACCACTGGTTATCTTGTTTTTTTCTTTGATCAAAAGTTTCCTTCTCCTGCCGAATTCTTTCGGAAGCCCTCTCTATTTCGATTGGTGTCAAGATCTTCGCCATCTTATTTCTTCCTAAATTGAATAAGAATTAAGCTAATAATGACTCCAATGAAAGCTCCTAACACTAAAGCAATAATAGT comes from Fibrella aestuarina BUZ 2 and encodes:
- a CDS encoding SRPBCC family protein, which gives rise to MNNNLRFDFTVDKSQKTVVINREFAAELPLVWDAFTKPELLDQWVAPRPWSSRTKYMDFKVGGRRFYAMVSPEGQARWSIQEYTSISPKTNYKMYNTFADEHENPELPGSEWDTTFSEQNGITTVRIVIKNESLTRMEQMIEMGFEIGFKMSIDNLEQLLADLSKQPTKAS
- a CDS encoding ArsR/SmtB family transcription factor; amino-acid sequence: MRRDIFQAIADPTRRAIIALIALQAMTPNAIADHFNTTRQAVSKHLRILTECELVKQAPQGREIYYSLEIDKLKEVDNWLAQYRTIWETRFNQLDEVLSMIKQQNQ
- a CDS encoding Gfo/Idh/MocA family protein; amino-acid sequence: MATYSRRSFINNLGLGIGASTLAPTLVAATFDKPEPARKLNIAICGLGRYANVLKSGLADSRYCRLNGVITGTPAKAAQWKAEFGLPDKNIYSYDQLDQLANNPDIDLVYITLPNGLHKDYTLRVAKAGKHVIVEKPMALTERDCREMIDACQRAGVQLAVGYRLHYEPHHIELKRLGQEKVFGQVRWIEASLGYRLAGIAAADWHLSKVLAGGGPLMNLGVYCVQAGRYVLGEEPIAVTAQYGPVTMPDRFKEVEENIMWQLYFPSGAICTSATTANSNIDRFFASADEGTFELSPALSYGPFAGKTSRGVFNFPVINQQAAQLDDIASHILSNKPLPSHISGDEGRKDMRVIEGIYRAANTGKKVLLG